The following DNA comes from Miscanthus floridulus cultivar M001 chromosome 5, ASM1932011v1, whole genome shotgun sequence.
GAATGTCCTTGTCTTCACCTGGATGAAGCTCTGGCTCCGATGATCCATCGTCGTCTAAAGCACTATCAAATTGATCAAACAGTAATTGTCGTATCCCTTCCCGAAGCGCTGAAGCTTTTTTATGGTCGAACCATCTGCGTCCAAACTAAGAACCAGAGATTGTGCGTTAGTAGTTAGGAGTCAGCACTATAAGAGAAAAAATAATGGAGCAATGCGATTTATACCATGCCAAGGCCCTCTTTTGTCAACCTCTCTGGTGCCTCTTGAATAAACCTGTCAATATAGTAAACCATAAAGAGGCCACAATCATAATCGTTACGCTGACGTGGCACCTGGCATGTGAAAATAGAAGGTGGCGTTAGAAAAAGATACGTCAAAGAAGAAAACTAAAAGGAAAAAAGAGCTGCTGCAAAGTCATTTTAACAAGTATTTAGAAAACTATGGTTAGAATTCCAGGCTTCTTACCTCAACCTTTTCCCCATTAATATTTCTTGAAAGATGCTTCCATATCCTCCCTGAAAATGGAATATCATAAGAAGAATCCTTCTGTAGGTGCCGCCATTCTGCTTGAATATACCTGTGATAGTGTCGGAATTCGGAACTCATGAAAGTTGCAGCGAGACTGGGCTCAAAACCAAACTCTTAGCATTGTTACACTGGTGATTACATACCTCCTAACAATGTCAAAAAGCTTCTGACTGGAGTGAATACCAAGAGAGTCCAAGTGAAGCATTATTGGCCCAGAATCTGCCTCTTTTGTAGGCATGCAAACAATGATCAAGCTCCAGTGCATCctaatttgcatgatcataatgTGATATCCATTATATACATGACATGTTATACAAGAATACTGTTGCCTAACTGTCAACCAGACTCCATCGACTATTTAGAAAGGTAATCCTTTCTTGCCAATAAGTAAATGTTTACCATTTAGTATTGAAGTATTATCCAGAGAAGAAGCAACTTACGATTCATTAATCGGCAAAATTATGTATGCTTTCTTAAAAATATCTACACTTCTCCACCATCTCCGTAACTTGCTGAATTTCGAATCATGGTCACCCTATTGAGGGAATGATTAGACCAATTTGCAAAAGGTACTAGACAACAATGAAATAAATATAAGAGCAAAAATTAGGCTCTGTTTTCCAAAGAAAAAGACATACAATGTTTTTTTGGTAAACTGTAGATTTCCTGCTCTCAAGATTAAAGGAATTTGAAGCTATCGATGTTTGCAATTTGTGTATTCATCATCAAAGTTACTAAGGATTATTGAGGTATATATACAGTTCGGAGGAAATGTGTGCTAGGAACATTGTACTCGACTAGGAAAATGAGTACAGGAAAAGTTATCTCGACTCCGTGAACTTAAAGGCAGATGATCCTAGCCCAAGGCGTCCAAAATCAGGCACCTGGGAATGCTGCCTTGCCAACATTTTACTTTACATGTATTAATACGGACAAAATGGTACTATGGTTAAACCTGAATTGGATGACATGCCGCATTAAAAATGTGACGCTAGACTACAGTTGCAACTTATTAAGAAAGTGATAAGTGTTTATTCTGCAGGTACAGTGGAACTTCCACATTAAGCAAACTCATGCAAAACAGTGCACAGTATCAAGCTCATGGTATTTCTTTAATTTGGACAGAATCATGATAGCATTGAAACACAATAACCATACCGGTGTGGATAGTGCTTCTTcaagtttgctgtaaaaataggtGTTAAACATGTATAAATCCCTGGGAGGTCTTGATTTCTTGAGGTACCTGACATAGCCATAGTCAGGATGGAGTATATAGATATCATTTATTAAAACCTACATGGAAGACATTACTGGATGTTTATAAACCATAGGAGGGACAGCTCTAGTAAATTTGTGATATGTCATAAAGTCACAAACATCTTCCACATAGCATCTCAGTTATTGAACTTCAGCAACTTATCAAACAGTTTGAGGCTACCAATT
Coding sequences within:
- the LOC136450425 gene encoding ubiquitin-like-specific protease 1D isoform X2, encoding MHSSLGYSVIFLFVASCLKEVCSCAISHAGGHFAESDDETMDSTASKYYPNSSCTTSTKTYTQVKGSAYKERSSLSHAKCAYPKNGGQISKESSSPQLKTCAHLPKSRTINEQENSTVVKRLNATFGSNRRSNLAKNKPSPSLKIKKDVVLLDDDDDTEPARSADVQISNKWDESKIHYPSSTDPEAVELSYSDMKCLEPEEYLKSPVINFCLQYLKKSRPPRDLYMFNTYFYSKLEEALSTPGDHDSKFSKLRRWWRSVDIFKKAYIILPINESMHWSLIIVCMPTKEADSGPIMLHLDSLGIHSSQKLFDIVRRYIQAEWRHLQKDSSYDIPFSGRIWKHLSRNINGEKVEVPRQRNDYDCGLFMVYYIDRFIQEAPERLTKEGLGMFGRRWFDHKKASALREGIRQLLFDQFDSALDDDGSSEPELHPGEDKDIRMA